Part of the Henckelia pumila isolate YLH828 chromosome 2, ASM3356847v2, whole genome shotgun sequence genome is shown below.
GAGTTTCTCTTCTATCGAAGGTACTTTCTGTGAGACCTAGATTTGCTCGCAATGCTTGTGTTTTCCAGAAGAACTTTTCACCATTTTTTGTTTATTAATGTTAATTGCTGATTCTAGAGACTGATTTCGATGCGCAGAAGTATTTAAGAAAGACCAATTAATTACTCGAAAAACTACCCGAAGAAACCTATTTAGCATAAGAAGAGTCAAGATTCGGTGTCGATTCAAAGGATGTCTTCTGTGAATTCGAATTTTCGATCGAGATTGTTTAAGACAACGCCCACGGCTTCTTCAGAGGCTAGCTGGAACAGCCAGACGGGGATATTGGCGAATCCTCTGGGTTCGATGGGAGTCTCTTTGGATATTAATGGatccaagaaacaaaactaTTCGGGGAAAAAGTGGATATTGAGCCCGGAAAGCTGCTGCATTGGGAAGAAATGTGTCTAGGTTAAGGAAACAGCCTCGGAGAAGGAGAATCCAGGGCCTGTTTTGATTAAAGATGATGCCTGGTCCATGTCTAACTGGATACACTCAGGTACTTCTTACATGATGACAAGTTACTCAATATTGCAATTCTAGTACTTGAGAATACAAGTAATGTTGTTTCACGACTCAATTTATAGACATTAAATGATTGGTATGATAGAGAAATTGATGCCATTAATGAGCCTTATCGTCCATTGCCGTCGGGCGCAATATCTGAGAATGAGGTATGTGATTCTCTGACTGTTTTCTGGAATTACATCCTGCAAGAATGTCCTGATTATGTTTGTCAATATTTTCAGGTGATTACACAAATATGGGTGCTACTTCTAGCGTGTGTTGGTTTGGCCGGTCTACTATATGTGGGTAGGCACGCAACCTGAAATAGTGTCACTTCTTCTCTTAAGTAGCCTAAGTTTCCACTAAGTAACACGTAGAATTATTAGGCAGGACACGATTTTCCAGTGATTTTTTACCTGTCTCTTGTTGGGTCGTTGGTGTCTCACATCTACTCAGCTCCACCTTTAAAGGTATTCAAGGCTTCTTGCATTTCCTCTGTATGGTTATTCATCTCATCTTTGAATAAAGATCAGCTAGACTTTGATTGAGATTCTTATTTACTGCAGCTTAAACGAAATGGGTGGATTGGAAATTTCTCTTTGGGGGCAAGCTATATCAGTTTACTTTGGTAATTCCATTTCGTGACAACTATTATATATCAAGTGTCTTTTGTAAGATGTGcaagattaaattttgtttagtgtaattttgtttaaaatccTTGTTTATATGAATGATAGGTGGGCAGGTCAAGCTTTGTTTGGGACTCTTACGTTGGACAATTTCATTCTAACGCTTCTCTACAGCATAGCTGGTGTATTAGATCTCTCTCAAAGTATTCTTATCCCTTTAGCCAATTGATActatttataatttttgttcTCATTCATTCTTTTTAGTTTGGTATCGCAATTGTAAATGACTTCAAGAGTGTTGAAGGAGATAGAAAAATGGGACGACAGGTGCATTTTTTGTTGCAATATATATGTTCATGAAATCTGGAGCAATCAACATCCAGGCTTTCTCTTACTATTCATGATTTCTGCCTGAATGACAAAAGCAATCATGCACCATGGAAGCTGGTATTACCAAAGTTACTGATATTCACTGTACTGAAATATTTTGTTATCACTATTATCTGATTTTTAACTAATCTTATTGTTAAGGTGCTTGGTTATTATCGCTCTAAAAAACATCCAAGAATGTTCTCTTCAAAAGCAGTGAAGTTAAAACCGACCCATCAATTCCTCTAGAATAAAATAGGTATGTTTTGTCCCCCATTCTTTTGTTTTTCTCTTTAGTCAAATTTCTTGGGTTTGATGAGTTCTCTGCTGTTGCTTTAATAATCAATGAATGTAAAAGATAGAAAGAAGATGAAGGGAGAGGAAGTATTGGGATGGGGGAGGATAAGGAATCCCCTACCACATTCAATTTTAATTGTCGCAAGAGCTTTTATGTTGATTTTCTTTTCGTGTTCAAATGATAAATGCTTACAAAATACTGGCCTCTCCATCTTGTGATCACAAATTTGTATTAAAGCTCCTTAGAAATGTAAGTTGCATGTGGTGATCTGCAAATGCGTGTTCATTCACATGAAATTTAGATCATTTCAGTACGATGCATAAATAGAATTCTTTATAAATTATATGTGAAGTGAATGTGGAAGAAGGGTACGAAAGAAGTGTAACTAAAATAGAGATAGCAGTCCCACTGTTTGTAATCAGTTGAACCTTCTAAGTTCAAGCTTTCTTATTTGGATTGTTTTAGtgcagttttttttttccttctgatCTTAAGTATTTATGGTCGAGGATTGATTATCTTGCAAAATCAATAGTTTGTGCTTCCAGTCCCACAGCTAGACCCTCAAGTTTATCCTTTTGAAAATGACACAAGCATAGAATTCTCAAATGTTCTTTTCGTATAAAATTGGTTTGATATTGTTGTCGATCATTAAAAGGCGTTCTATGGATTTGGATATTGACAAATGatggtgtagtagcccgtaaccaaaatcagtaattaaggaattaatcataattacttgaatagagttcggaagctccgaaggtaggatcggaagttccgaacaggatcggaagctccggtgcaggaacggaagctccaatcatattacgtcatccatgacgattggctagatcggaagctccgatcaggatcggaagctccgatcacccctatccgaagtcaacaagtgatattttgacacgtggcagatcaggatcttcggaagctccaatggcaggatcggacgttccgatcgaggttcggacgttccgatcaaggatcggaagtttcgatcgttgtctataaatagaaggccgagacttcactttcatttgccagttccgagttctcctttccattctagtccttttggagctgttctagtcttcttaggcttggtccggaggtcggcgaggcgttcggtagtcgtagcggagttgtgcccaagttctggaggcaccgacatcaaagggctaacgacggatgaaggtatagcttttgcttcctataaatatttaggagtatgcaatagattagttaaggtttttagagcactttaatgatagtagtatcatttggcagtgtagagcagactatagacgtggacctagagttggtagagcttgcactgttttgaggtacgaaagtactgttcgagatatcctgactgagtatgcatgtattatgtgactgcatgatttatatgtcataatattatgttgcattcatttgcatcttgttgtatctctttcgagatgtctgttagtagggttgtaccctatcctgttagtggatggacttccatcgatttgggtccggcgtatccacggttatctcggtatgggagccacctcatgaagcgacggcacagcgtgctacataccagggcccggtctgtctctgttatctgatccttgacctcgagtctatagggagttcactttgcatgcatgtatactcatactcttgtactgagcgttttatgctcacgtcgcgtactctgtattttttggacaccctattccatggggcaggtttgcaattggacgaggagggtggatccaggagaggctagtcagtggtttgccagctggagcttcgtctaggttttattactgttgtttgggtttatacagctattcgatttggttgtatattattggataaattacagattcctttacttgggattgtataatgtttatgatttctgcagttttattctgatatctgtttaattaagtaaattgcatgcctaagttctgtttagtaggtgatccgggtaagggtcactacatttatggtatcagagcatgcaaaagaattcttgggatttagtctcattttgaggtatttttgtagatggcaaatcgtgacgaccagagttctcatggtagtgttggtgggcgttggggtgatgccgaccgggagcctcgtcgagaacggcgtcatcgtcatcacgacgacgagcgtttcactgtgcgttgattcttagctatgagtcctaagcccttagttggaggtgagtctgcggaggatgcggagaactggttataccgcatggagacgacttttcagaccttccaatgcaccgaggagcagaaggtggagacccttggctatcttctggatgggcgtgcgcgcaggtggtggaggtttacttctgcaccttttgttgcggcgagaggagtggccacctgggccgagttccgcacagctttccaaaagcggtattttcctctggcactccgtcagtcgaaggcaggcaagCTACTGAGTCttcgacagggagccatgtctattgatgagtatcagcagaggttctttgatctgctatcctattgccccgagattgctgatagctcagagatgaagtataatctgttccttcagggccttaaccctgagatccatgaccgtgtggcggttggcgatgacatgtcctacgagggtttggtgagccgttgtcaccaggcggaggacagcattcggcggaacaggtctttccctcagtcgaggcctgctagttctttgggtccccgtgcccaaactttcaagaagtctggatcttcttcttcctctggttctggaggcgttgtccgttttggtaagaaggacaagtgtgatcactgtgggaagaaccatccatccgacaagtgccgtagagcttctggagcttgtttccgttgtggagagactggtcatatccggagggattgtccactgtctgggggaggcggttttggatctggttcaggatcgggttctcaggccaccgttcagcagaggtcgcagggacagtctgctgggagttctcatttgaggccacgagcttctggccaggtgtttgccctgagacatgatcaggctgtggaggataatgagaaagtcatcgcaggtacatttttgctttatggtatacctgctcttgtacttattgacactggtgcatctcattccttcatttctgcacattttgttaagaggcataagttaccatgcattgcactagatgtagtgatgtctgtttctactccgacgggccaatctgctctggctaagcgtctagtgatgggttgccctttagagttcgaagggaacattctgttagcaaatctcatggtcctggcgatggacgactttgattgcattctgggaatagatatgttggctacctatcgagcttcagtggactgctatcagagattagtatgctttcatccggaagggagtgagagctggtttttctatggtgagggagcgcgacctccgatgcctttggtatcagctttgagagcctgtcgagctctagagtctggtggggaaggctaccttatctatgcagttgatttgtccgctgagagcattgggatagagagcattcctgttgtggatgaatttccagatgtatttcctgatgagattccgggttttcctcctgctagggaagtcgagtttggcatagagttgatgccgggtacttcgcctatttctagagcaccgtatcgtctggctccgtcagagatgcgtgagttgaagaaccagctacaggatcttttggacaaggggtacattcatcctagtgtatctccttggggagctcctgttctcttcgtgaagaagaaggatggatcgatgcggctgtgcattgactatcggcagctgaatcgagtcactgtgaagaacaagtatccgttgcctcgtattgatgacttgtttgaccagctgcagggcacatcagtttactccgagattgacttgagatctgggtatcatcagttgagagtccgtgatcaggacgtagccaagactacattccgtactcgctatgggcattacgagttcctagtgatgccatttggtttgactaatgcgccggctatattcatggatctgatgaaccgtgtcttcagggagtatttggacaagtttgtcgtggtctttattgacgacatcttggtttattcgcgtaatacggaggagcatgtttctcacttgcggttggtactacaaactcttcgagatgagcagttgtatgccaagctgagcaagtgtgagttctggatggatagagtggtctttcttggccatatcatatcaagggaagggatttctgttgatccaagcaagattgaagcggtacttaattggtcgcgtccgacgacagtggctgagatccgtagttttctgggtctagcagggtattatcgtcgcttcattatgaacttctctcagttagctcgaccgttgacgcagcttacccgcaagggtgtggatttggagtggtcctccgagtgtgaggagaatttctgtgagcttcgacggcggttgacttctgcgccggtgttggcattaccgtcaggatctggagggtatgtggtttacacggatgcttctcttcaggggttaggttgtgtcctgactcagaatgggcatgtgatcgcatacgcttctagacagctgaagcttcacgaggacaactacccagtccatgatttggagttagcagccattgtgttctctttgaagatctggcgtcattatctgtatggcgagaaatttgagatcttcaccgaccataagagtctcaaatatttgttcactcaggcggagttgaacatgagacagagacgttggatggacttgcttaaggactatgattgcgagattaagtaccatccgggagctgctaatctcaccgctgatgctttgagtcgcaaggtgcgactatccgcacttcagacttgttcgatgtctagtgcgatcagtgactgttgtacttcaggttataccttcaagcataagaaaggtatgtagagtatccaaatgtttgcgatattatctgagccagccttgtattcgcggatccgagatgctcagatgtctgattcaaagacccagcatttagctcatctagctaacgagggtagctcgtctggatttcattatcagtcagatggctttctgtgtttgtctggtaggcttgtgattccgcaggatgaagagttgcgagaggagattttgtctcaggcgcatcgcactaagttgagtattcatcctgggagcaacaagatgtacaaggatctacgtactcgtttttggtggaaggaaatgaaacgcagtgtttatcagtttgtttcgagatgtttggtgtgtcaacaggtcaagacagagcaccgacgacctggaggattgcttcacagtctgcctatccctgaatggaaatgggagtttatcacaatggactttgtgacccatttgccggtatctccgaagaactgtgatgctatctgggttgtggtggaccgactcaccaagtcagcgcatttcattgcctatagccgagagtactctgtggatcgcatggcacggatgtacattcaagagatcgttcgacttcatgaagtgcctgtgagcattgtcagcgatcgggaccccaggtttacttctagattctgggggagtgttcagcgtgcgatgggtactactctcagtttgagtacagcctatcatccggagactgatggtcagtcagagcgcactatccgtactttggaggatatgctcagaacgtgcgtcatggattttggttcagcctggcaggatcatttgccgttgatcgagttcgcttacaacaacagctatcacactagtattgggatggcaccctttgaggcgttgtatgggtgacgttgtcgtactccactcttctgggaagaggtgggggagagacaggctgaggggccggagtttatccagcaggcgatagatattgttgatcaaatcaagaaacggattaagactgcacaggatcgtcaggccagctatgctaacatcaagcgtaggcctttgcagttcgaggtcggggagaaagtgtttctgagagtgtcacctttccgcaagattctcagatttggccttaagggcaagttgtctcccagatttatcggtccgtttgagatcttggagagcattggcgatttggcttatcgactagctttgccaccgcatctatccagtattcacgacgtgttccacgtatctcttttgcgacggtatgtggcggatgaatctcatattctgcagcggtctgaggttcaggtagacaaggatttgacttatgttgagaaacctcttcgtatcctggattataaggataaggttttacggaacaaagtcattcctttggttttagttcagtggcagcgccgaggcactgaggaagctacttgggaacttgaggacaggatgcgtaaagaccatcctgagttgttttgatttcattctttgagttgtattcatttgcaaactctgtaaacgtttgatttgaataaagaatgtttctgatttctgtatttgcattcggtacttaagatctgatttcgaggacaaaatatcttaagtgggggagaatgtagtatcccataaccaaaatcagtaattaaggaattaatcataattacttgaatagagttcggaagctccgaaggtaggatcggaagtttcgaacaggatcggaagctccggtgcaggaacggaagctccgatcatattacgtcatccatgacgattggctagatcggaagctccgatcaggatcggaagctccgatcacccctatccgaagtcaacaagtgatattttgacacgtggcagatcaggatcttcggaagctccgatggcaggattggacgttccgatcgaggttcggacgttccgatcaaggatcggaagttccgatcgttgtctataaatagaaggccgagacttcactttcatttgccaattccgagttctcctttccattctagtccttttggagctgttctagtcttcttaggcttggtctgaaggtcggcgaggcgttcggtagtcgtagcggagttgtgcccaagttctggaggcaccgACATCAAagagctaacgacggacgaaggtatagcttttgcttcctataaatatttaggagtatgcaatagcttagttaaggtttttagagcactttaatgatagtagtatcatttggcagtgtagagcagactataggcgtggacctagagttggtagagcttgcactgttttgaggtacgaaagtactgttcgagatatcctgactgagtatgcatgtattatgtgactgcatgatttatatgccataatattatgttgcattcatttgcatcttgctgtatctctttcgagatgtctgttagtagggttgtaccctatcctgttagtggatggacttctatcgatttgggtccggcgtatccatggttatctcggtatgggagccacctcctgaagcgacggcacagcgtgctacataccagggcccggtctgtctctgttatctgatccttgacctcgagtctatagggagttcactttgcatgcatgtatactcatactcttgtactgagcgttttatgctcacgtcgcGTACTCTGTattatctggacaccctattccatggggcaggtttgcaattggacgaggagggtggatccaggagaggctagtcagtggtttgctagctggagcttcgtctaggttttattactgttgtttgggtttatacagctattcgatttggttgtatattaatggataaattacagattcctttacttgggattgtataatgtttatgatttccgcagttttattctgatatctgtttaattaagtaaattgcatgcctaagttctgtttagtaggtgatccgggtaagggtcactacagatggACCCCTTTTTCTCTGAATCTTCATACAAGTTTTCATACCAAAATATTGCACTAGCATAGCTTTTGTCGCTCTTGTTGAGGTTCGATTCGATTATTcccaaacttttgtgatcaatGAAATCATCTTAACTTcccttaaaaataaataaaagcttTTTTCCTTAAATATGGTTGTTTATGTTGTTACCTTTTATCGTGTGGGCCAGGAGTTCTTTTCTTTGGTTGATTTGAGGTGGGATTTTGCTTGGGTTGATATCTGCGATGCCATAGTTTAGGGTTCTTGTGTTAGAATTTTCAATCGTGTATTCGTTTATGCTCCTGCATAGTTTTGAGGATTTGATGCTGATTTAAATTATGTGAAATGATCTTTATGTGCCAAAGAATCTTTCCTTGTTATATGCATTCTCAAGGATCTTGAAATATATGTTCTTTTTTATTTCTGGgtataagttttaatttagcTAACATATAGCTTTTGCGATTAAAATGGGTTTTGGGCAATGATTTTTTCAAACAACATTGGAGGAGCAGAGGGAAGATCCAGATATTTCAATATATACTCATGAAAGGTGCTAATCTTCGgttctttatat
Proteins encoded:
- the LOC140878700 gene encoding chlorophyll synthase, chloroplastic-like — translated: MMPGPCLTGYTQTLNDWYDREIDAINEPYRPLPSGAISENEVITQIWVLLLACVGLAGLLYLKRNGWIGNFSLGASYISLLWWAGQALFGTLTLDNFILTLLYSIAGFGIAIVNDFKSVEGDRKMGRQMAGRDDESHGSIGGRWGGRTRSGNNVRGTIASGVIEYV